The Streptomyces phaeolivaceus genome has a window encoding:
- a CDS encoding DUF317 domain-containing protein has protein sequence MTPTIDAHVRLDTHPTHPSAVTAVLTGAQAHIAHLGLEAADWTVVTDNVLALVRIDHEEPHWAQDAAKHLTAEGITVEITPRLQKAIDEEWTWANYPMPWCTRSEIREVSNQAQKIHDDIRHGHLLIHAHAHDGHTTVAVGTYLHRNGKSVYLHGEDHLRQIADTFDSPAGAMVAFEKIHGAEMHPGPAPLTDTERAAAEARTPLACTAAKPEPARPEPETVPAYLADAGDHDAILDTFLDAHGDWEKWRTWSDETTHAIHESQTLRIERVHEAHPRETAWTVAAYETPVSDRMWHLTATGTAPAPMLQALLNHLADGDGWDTALGSPVDEKTVTAATKPLADAGWQHTVDGRWLRWTNASQDAGVQFDAFAAQQPNGSLATWTIWAGPTIGQPTWTIHASPYAPAPMIADLAEELAHGTGTRRFNPSVQRQPPRLTATAPAIATTVVRPQASRSR, from the coding sequence GTGACTCCCACCATCGACGCCCACGTCCGCCTCGACACCCACCCCACCCATCCCAGCGCCGTGACCGCCGTCCTGACCGGCGCCCAGGCACACATCGCCCACCTGGGCCTGGAGGCAGCCGACTGGACCGTCGTCACCGACAACGTCCTGGCCCTGGTCCGCATCGACCACGAGGAACCCCACTGGGCGCAGGACGCAGCCAAGCACCTGACCGCCGAAGGCATCACCGTCGAGATCACCCCTCGGCTCCAGAAGGCCATTGACGAAGAATGGACCTGGGCCAACTACCCGATGCCCTGGTGCACCCGCAGCGAAATCCGCGAAGTCTCCAATCAGGCGCAGAAGATCCACGACGACATCCGCCACGGCCACCTCCTCATCCACGCCCACGCCCACGACGGCCACACCACCGTCGCGGTCGGCACCTACCTCCACCGCAACGGCAAGTCCGTCTACCTCCACGGCGAGGACCACCTGCGGCAAATCGCCGACACCTTCGACTCACCCGCTGGGGCCATGGTCGCCTTCGAGAAGATCCACGGCGCCGAGATGCACCCCGGCCCGGCGCCTCTGACCGACACCGAACGCGCCGCCGCCGAAGCCCGCACCCCACTCGCCTGCACCGCAGCCAAGCCCGAACCGGCCCGCCCGGAGCCGGAGACCGTCCCGGCCTACCTGGCCGATGCCGGCGACCACGACGCCATCCTCGACACCTTCCTCGATGCACACGGCGACTGGGAGAAATGGCGCACCTGGTCCGACGAGACCACCCACGCCATCCACGAATCGCAGACCCTGCGCATCGAGCGGGTCCACGAAGCCCACCCCCGTGAAACCGCCTGGACCGTGGCCGCGTACGAGACGCCAGTGTCCGACCGCATGTGGCACCTGACCGCCACGGGCACTGCCCCCGCCCCCATGCTTCAGGCACTGCTGAACCACCTCGCCGACGGTGACGGATGGGACACCGCCCTGGGGAGCCCCGTTGACGAGAAGACCGTCACCGCCGCCACGAAACCCCTCGCTGACGCCGGATGGCAACACACTGTGGACGGACGCTGGCTCCGCTGGACGAACGCCTCCCAGGACGCCGGTGTCCAGTTCGACGCCTTCGCCGCCCAGCAACCAAACGGCAGCCTCGCCACCTGGACCATCTGGGCCGGCCCCACCATCGGCCAGCCCACCTGGACGATCCACGCCTCCCCCTACGCACCCGCCCCCATGATCGCCGACCTGGCCGAGGAACTCGCGCACGGCACCGGCACGCGGCGGTTCAACCCCAGCGTCCAGCGGCAGCCTCCGCGTCTCACCGCTACCGCACCGGCCATCGCCACGACCGTCGTCAGACCTCAGGCGAGCCGAAGTCGCTGA